The Entelurus aequoreus isolate RoL-2023_Sb linkage group LG04, RoL_Eaeq_v1.1, whole genome shotgun sequence nucleotide sequence AGTCAGCCATGAAAGGAGCTCGTTTTGTGATAGAAGAGGGGCACGATGCAGATATAGGACAAAATTCAGTTCAACAATATATGCTTAGAAAAAATGATAATTTCGTTCTTGCTGTCAGTGGAAACACAATAGAATTAGTTCTTGATAAGGAACTTGACCGTGAAAAACAAAATGAGATGAATTTGCTTCTCACAGCTTTAGATGGCGGCTCTCCTCAGAGATCAGGTACAGTAGTCATACACGTCACTGTGCTGGATGCTAATGATAATGTACCAGTGTTCAGCCAAGCTGTTTATAAAGCCAGTCTGCCTGAAAACTCTCCTCTTGGTACAATAGTGATTAATGTTAGTGCTACTGATGCTGATGAAGGAGTGTATGGAGAAGTGAGTTATGATTTCGGACATGTTTCAGAAGATGTGGAAACATTATTCAAGATTGATCGCAAAGTGGGTGCAATAAAAGTAATTGGAAATGTTGATTATGAATCAACTACATCATATGAAATTCGTTTGAAAGCCAAAGATGGACTAGGACTGTCATCTAATGCCAAGGTGATCATTTCAATCACTGATGTAAATGACAACGCTCCTGAAATACATTTAGAATCATTGTCTAATCCAGTACCAGAGAATGTGTCACCTGGTACTGAGGTGGGCATCATTAATGTTCAGGACAGAGACTCTGAGAAGAATGGACAGGTCCGCTGCTCCATTACACAAAATGTCCCCTTTAAGTTAGTTCCTTCTATTAAAAACTATTATTCTCTGTTGACTACTGGACAACTGGACCGTGAACTAGTGTCTGATTACAACATTACAATCAGTGCCACTGACGAGGGCTCTCCTCCTCTGTCCTCCTCTAAAAGTCTCCACTTATCTGTAGCAGACATCAACGACAACCCACCTGTGTTTGAGGAACAGTCCTACAGTGCATATGTGAGTGAAAATAACAAAGCTGGCTCCACTTTATGTTCTGTTAGTGCTCGAGACCCCGACTGGAGACAGAACGGTACCGTGATTTATTCTCTGTTAGCTGCTGAAGTGAACGGTGCCCCAGTGTCCTCCTATGTGTCTGTTAATGGAGACACAGGTGTGATCCATGCTGTCAGAACATTTGATTATGAACACCTGAGGAGTTTTAAAGTCCACGTCATGGCCAGAGACAACGGTTCTCCTCCGCTGAGCAGCAACGTGAGCGTCAGTGTGTTCATATCGGATGTGAATGACAACTCTCCTCAGATACTGTACCCCTCCCCAGAGGGTAACTCCTTCATGACCGAGCTGGTCCCCAAAGCTGCACACGGAGGCTCTGTGGTGTCCAAAGTGATAGCGGTGGACGCAGACTCCGGACAGAACGCCTGGCTGTCCTATCATATAGTCAAGTCCACTGATCCGGGACTTTTCACCATTGGTCTCCACAGTGGAGAGATCAGGACCCAGCGGGACATTTCTGAATCTGACAGCATGAAACAGaacctgattgtggcagtgaaaGATAACGGACAGCCCCCTCTCTCTGCCACCTGCtccatgtatttacttatttctgATAACTTGGCTGAGGTCCCAGAACTGAAGGACATTTCTTATGATGAGAAGAATTCCAAGCTGACGTCTTATCTGATCATCTCCCTGGTGTCTGTGTCCACCTTCTTTCTGACCTTCATCATCATCGTCCTGGGTGTGAGGTTTTGTCGCAGGAGAAAGCCCAGACTGTTGTTTGATGGAGCAGTTGCCATCCCCAGCGCGTATCTGCCTCCTAATTACGCAGATGTTGACGGCACAGGAACTTTACGCAGCACCTACAACTATGACGCCTACTTGACAACAGGTTCTAGAACCAGTGACTTCAAGTTTGTGTCTTCTTACAATGACAACACGCTGCCTGCTGACCAGACTCTGAGGAAAAGTCCTTCTGACTTTGATGAGATGTTTGGAGACACTCAAGGCTCCCCTGAGGTATGAGCAAAGCCATATTTCATATTTTCTTAATCCATGCATTCATACATACTGTTGGTGGTTTTGCTGACACATACCGATAAAGTGTTTCATTGGGTTTTTGTATCAGTATTTAATTTGTAGTGATTAGCAAACAATAGTTTCCATTGGATGTTTTATGTATGTACTTTGTAATATTTTGCTCAATTCTAACAGTACAAAGACATTCAATCACTtcctattttaattatttttgcaaCAGAAAGAGACTTTGAGATTGTTGGTGTAATACATGGGTCTTTGTAGTCAATGATTATTTATCATCATCTTTACATATTCACTGTTATGTCATGGCAGCATtggtaacacttttttttaaaacatagtttatttCAAAAATCTGTTCTGATAGATAAGTAATATACAGGTATAAATAATCATATCTAATCACCTTCTTTGTGAGTGATTATCTATATCCCTTACATTGTTTACATTCATAttcataaaaaatagatttttcttTGTTGAAAAGTAATGTCATATGAGGTGTTGCATTGCTTTGTATCTCATTCAATTGAGTTATTCTCTTTTATACACTGTGCATATTGCCcattacatctaaatgtgtatctAAAAACACGACACATTGCTGGATTGATGGTTTCACCACTACTGTATATTAGTTTACAATGTTTGTGCTTTCACATGTGGGTAATATTTGGAGGTCACTTGCCACCGACATTGTTCCATTTAAAGTGATAAGTGTGTGTTTTGTTATTaataagtcatttacaaaagaacATTCTCTCTTACAACTTATGACATATTGGCAGAAAAAATAATAAGTATATACA carries:
- the LOC133648198 gene encoding protocadherin gamma-A11-like produces the protein MFLTMDTRRTRFMICAFYTLFLLHSAYGDVSFSFPEEMRRGSVIGNLAKDLGLEASNLYARKARINTVGSSKRYCDLNMKSGELIVADRIDRESLCGDKPSCVLKHEVVLQNPLELHRINLHIQDINDNLPMFDDDLINLEIHESAMKGARFVIEEGHDADIGQNSVQQYMLRKNDNFVLAVSGNTIELVLDKELDREKQNEMNLLLTALDGGSPQRSGTVVIHVTVLDANDNVPVFSQAVYKASLPENSPLGTIVINVSATDADEGVYGEVSYDFGHVSEDVETLFKIDRKVGAIKVIGNVDYESTTSYEIRLKAKDGLGLSSNAKVIISITDVNDNAPEIHLESLSNPVPENVSPGTEVGIINVQDRDSEKNGQVRCSITQNVPFKLVPSIKNYYSLLTTGQLDRELVSDYNITISATDEGSPPLSSSKSLHLSVADINDNPPVFEEQSYSAYVSENNKAGSTLCSVSARDPDWRQNGTVIYSLLAAEVNGAPVSSYVSVNGDTGVIHAVRTFDYEHLRSFKVHVMARDNGSPPLSSNVSVSVFISDVNDNSPQILYPSPEGNSFMTELVPKAAHGGSVVSKVIAVDADSGQNAWLSYHIVKSTDPGLFTIGLHSGEIRTQRDISESDSMKQNLIVAVKDNGQPPLSATCSMYLLISDNLAEVPELKDISYDEKNSKLTSYLIISLVSVSTFFLTFIIIVLGVRFCRRRKPRLLFDGAVAIPSAYLPPNYADVDGTGTLRSTYNYDAYLTTGSRTSDFKFVSSYNDNTLPADQTLRKSPSDFDEMFGDTQGSPEV